The genomic DNA GCAGAGGAGAGTTCTTCAACCTGCTGTTTCAGCTCTTCTTTCTCTCCGGCAAGTTCTTCAAATACGACTGCAAGTTCCTGGTTCTTCTCTTATCTCTAACCGATAGGTCTGCATCAGCGTGATGTTCTCGTCGAAGATAGAATACACAGGCGATGATGATCGGAAGATAATAGAGGTTTTGAAAGATAATGGTCCACCCTGTCATGACTGATACAACACTCACTCCCAGGGCAAGGACCGTGGTTGCGATGAGCAATCAGGCGGGCACGCCGTGTGAGATGGATATCCCAGATATCGGTCATGGCCCCACCCCTGACTGACCGGGTTCATCTTTTTTATACATACCCTTTGGCACGGACATCTCAAACCTCACTCCCTGCCCGGCCGTACCGGTCTCTTTGATGCGAATATGCGTAATACCCAGTATCTCCTGAATAAAAAAAAGTCCGAATCCGGTATTCTTCCCATATCCCCGCTCAAATATGAGTTCCTTCTCGTCAGGTGCGATCCCGACCCCGTCATCCTCAAAGACGACAAGAAGTCCCTCCTCCTGCTCTTCTGCTGCTATGGAAATTCTGCTGACCGCTCCGCCATGTCGCAGTGAATTATCAACCAGGTTCACAAAAACCTTTGGAAGGAGCGGATCGGCATATACCTGCCATTCACCTCCTGCGATGACAAAATGGATATGATCCGGTATCGTACACTCAGCAACACAATCTGCAAGTCGCTGCCACCGGGGCAGATGGGATCCGAGGTCCTGATATACCCTGGTAAACTCAATATCTGCCTGAATACGGGCAATAAGTCGATCGAGTGCATCCAGTTCTTCACCGATATGGGCGGTATCTGATTTTATCTTCACCAGGTCAAGAAAGAGCTGCATGGCATTGACATTATTGAGGATATCATGCCTCGTCACTTCAGTGAGGAGACGTAACTGCCGGTTTGCCTGTCTCAGGGCATTTTCAGCATACTTCTGATCGGTCATATCATGGACCAGCTCAATAATGAGCCGTACCTCTCCATTCTCATCCAGGACGGGGGTTGCCGTGCAGGCAAAATACCGAGACAACTCGGGAACATACCGCTCAGCCGTCTCTATCTTCTTTGATGCCAGGGCTGCACGCGAAGCACAGGGCTCACAGGGACCAGACCGCCCAATAAGTTCATAGCACTTCCTGCCGATAACCTCATCCTCTCTCATCCCAAGCATCTCGTACCCGGCCCTGTTGAACCTGATGATGGAGAGATCCGGCACCTGAACCCCGACCATATCTGGTATCCCATCTATCATCGACTCAATCAGGCGGTGTGTATCATACAGGTCACGCTCAGCCTGCTTTCGGGTCGTGATATCCAGGATCACCCCGACGATCCCATCCGGCTCTCCCTTCTCATCCGGGATGGTGGCTTTATAGAAGACGACATCATGCAAGCTCCCGTCAGCATGGGCAACCTGTGACTCATACTGTTGAATCCCAGGATTCTCAAAGAGTTCTTTGTCCTTTGCATCATAGATGACCGCAAGAGGGGCAGGCCAGAGATCATGCACCGTCGTTCCGATGATCTTCTCTTTTGAAAGGCCGATATATGACTCAAATGCAGCATTACACCCGGTATAACGGCCATTCTTATCCTTAAAGAACACAGGCCCGGGTATTGTCTCAATAAGCCGCTCTAAAAACCGGTGTTGTTCAGCATGGTGGCGCTCTCGTGCTTTCTGATCGGTGAGATCGATCAGGACCGCATGGATCAGAGAGACGGTGCCGGTTGTATCACGGGCCACGGATACAGAGACAGAGACAGTAATCTGTGCCCCATCCGGCAGAAGAATACAAAACTCCTCACCTTCAATCTCCTGATGCTCACATGCTGCCATAAGCAGGCTCAATACCCGCTCCTTCTCTCCTGGTATACCGGCAAAGAGGTCTGGAAAATACGACCCGGTAAGTTCTCTGCACCCCTTGCCAAGAAGGATCTCTGCCTTTTTATTGCATCGGGTGATGATGCCGCCAGGGGAGAGGGAGAAGTAGGCAATCGGAGCATGCTCATATAATGCCTGATATTCGGCCACAATTTTTTTATGAGCATCCTTTGCCCGTCTCCTCTCAATCACGGTCAGGGTCTTGTGCACCAGTTCAGCAAACTGGGACCTGATATCGCCCCCTTTCTGCACATAGCCGTCAGCCCCGAGGTCATATGCTCTGATAACCACCTCTTCCCGGCCTCTCCCGGTGAAGATGATGATCGGTCCATCATACCCCTGTTCTCTGATTGCCTGCATAAGTTCAAGACCGCTCATCCCTTCCAGCTCATAATCAAGGATGACGGCATCATACCGCTTCTCTGCAATACAGGCCAGTGCCTCTTTTCCAGAACATGCGGTATCCACCAAAAATCCATAACCTGAAGTAAGATATGCCTTCGTGGCATCCAGAACGATCGATTCATCGTCAACCAGCAGAACGGTGATGGATGCAGCCGGGGGGGTTTGGCATTGGTCTGGCATGGACAGGATGGAGTCTTGTTAAAGGATAATTCACGGCATGTATGAAATAATCTTTCGGTATGTGGTGCTCCTGCCCCATGTTCATCGAATAATGCCCGGAAGGTCCAGATCTGCCAAAAAGTATTCCCAGCCGTACTGAACCATCTGTTCCACCTTCCGGACAGGAGCATCGGCAGTGAGTAAATAGAAAAGCATCGACCCGGGCATAATCAGCTATCTCTCTGATATCCCGGATAAATTACACCAGATAGAAAAATCAGACATATCAGAGACCGCGGATATCCTATGAGGGACAAAGACGATGATGTTGTCAGATATGCAGGGATTGCCATGAACATGACCAATACACCAGATAATCCTGATGAGGGACGCCGGAACGCGTGAATTCATCGGATGGCTTTATATGATAGTGCATGATATGATACATCACACAGTATCGAAAAAAGCAGTATGATGGATATGAACACCATTGATGATGCTTCTCACCCGATACTCTGTTCCACAACCATCCAGAAAACCAGAACTATGTGATCAGAATATATGATATCCATCCTGTATGTCGATGATGAACCGGATTTTGTTGATCTGTGCAGGATATATCTGGAAAAACAGAAGGATTTTACCATTGACTCCAGTAATCTTGCAACAGATGCACTCAAAAAGGTAGCCGGTGCCACATATGATATTATCATCTCCGATTACCAGATGCCCGGAATGAACGGAATAGAATTCTTAAAAAATGTCCGAAATAATTACGGAGATATTCCGTTTATACTGTTTACCGGGAGGGGAAGAGAGGATGTGGTCATCGATGCTCTCAATAACGGGGCAGACTTTTACCTTCAGAAAGGATATGATACCGCACCACTTTTTGCTGAACTTGTCCACATGATTTATCAGGCGGTAGACAGAAAACAGGCAAAAAATGCATTACAGACAAGTATTTCTCAGCTGTGCCATGCCGAAGAGATTACCGGTCTTGGGTACTGGTCATTTGATCTGAATACAGGAAAAGTAACCGCTTCAGAAGGAGCAAAAAAGATTTACGGGCTTGGAGATAAGGAATGGACGATTGCTGAAGTTCAGACCATCCCACTTCCTGAGTACCGGTCACTCCTTGATGAATCTATGAACAACCTCATTTCAGGGGAGAGACCATATCATGTTGAATTCCAGATAAAACGCCCGTCTGATAACAAAATCATCGATATCCATTCAATTGCAGAGTATGATCAGGCGAAAAATCAGGTCTTTGGAACCATTCAGGATATCACCAGAGTGAAAGAGGTGGAGCGTGAACTTCGGAAGAAAAACGAAGAACTCACCGCCCTCCATGCAAAGATTTCAAAATCTGAGGAAGAACTGGTAACCCATATTGATATGCTGACCCGTCAGTCAGCGAAGATCCGGGATCGGGAGGAGCAGATCCGCCTCCTGAGCGATAATCTGCCAAACGGGCTTGTCTACCAGCTCCTCATAAAGCCGGATAATACACGGTCCTTTCAGTATATCAGCGCTGGAGTAGAACAGATTCATCAGGTATCAGCAACGAGTGTGCTCGAGGATCCGAACGTATTGTATAATCAGATTGTTGACGATGACCGTCTGGGCTTGATTGATGCTGAAAATGAAGCATTCAGGAAAAGGACATCCTTTTCTCATGAAATCCGAATACGCACCCCTGACGGACAGATTCACTGGATCCTGCTCAGGTCAGTCCCTCATGTTCTTTCGGACGAATCAATCCTCTGGGACGGTATTGAAATAGACATTACAGACCAGAAAAGAGCGGAAGAGAAACTTCGGATGATACATGAGCTCTTTCATCAGTTCATGCTTCATTCCCCGATTTACATCTTTATTAAGGAAGTTACTCAGGATACAAGCCGGGTGCTCTATGCCAGTGAGAATTTCCAGGATATGGTTGGAATTCCGGGATCCCGGATGGGGGGTCATACGATGGATGAACTCTTTCCTCCGGATTTTGCCGCAAAGATTACTGCAGATGACTGGAAAGTGGTGTCTGATGGAGTGGTTCTGAAATTAAGGGAGAGCTTGAATGATAAGCATTATATCACGATAAAATTCCCCATCATTGAACAGAACAGAACGCTCCTTGCCGGATACACGATAGACATTACCGAACTTCATAAGACGCAGGAAGCGTTGCATGAAGCAAATCAGAAGGTCCGTCTCCTCACCGGTCTTACCAGGCATGATATTTTCAATGAGTTGTCGGTCATCATGGGATATCATGATCTGATAGCAGAGACTGAAGACCTCGCAGAGATTCGGGAATATGTATCAAAAGCAAAGAAGACCTGTGAACAGATTATCGCCACCACCAGTTTTACCCGTGAGTATGAGGATTTTGGCACGGCTGAAAGCCGGTGGCAGAATATCCGGAGAATTATCGAATCCGCTCAAGATGAGGTAAATACGGATGACATTACCATTATCAATGACATCCCGGAGGATTGTGAGATTTATGCAGATCCGGTGATCAGAAAGGTCTTTACCACCCTTTTAGAGAATGCCATCCGTCATGGGGAAACGATAACGAAAATACACTGTTTCTGTACCAAAGATGAGAACCAGCTGATTATTACCTGCCAGGACGACGGGGTTGGGGTTCCCGACGATGAGAAAAGGTATATCTTCGGGTTAAGGTATGGGAAACATACCGGAATCGGGCTCTTTCTGGCAAAAGAGATCCTGTCGATCACCGGCCTTTCCATTCGTGAGTGCGGAGAGCCGGGGAAGGGAGCACGGTTCGAGATTATCGTTCCGGAAAATGAGTACCGTTTCCTCTCTGAGTCTGAGAAAAAATGAGTGGTGTGAATGGGTCAGACGGAGGATAGTTAATACTTCTCCGTTTGCAGAGGACTGACCCAGGAATGCCAGAACGAGAGGGAGAATGAGATCAGGGTGAATGCATCCAGAGGATCAAACGTGACCTTAAGGAAGTTTATGGCACAGTCAGAGGATGATCCGGTTACCTAAGACCTGAAAACACCGACACTCCCATATCCCTTAAGATCAAAAGAGGTGTATGGAACATATCTCTTCATTTCTTGATGCAGATCCCTTCTCACAGGAACTTGGAATAAAATTAGAGTCGGTCTCGAAAAATACTGCAACCCTTTCGCTCGTGATCTCTGAAAAGCACCTGAATACTCATGGCACCGTCCATGGCGGGGTTATTTATACCCTTGCTGATGCTGCATTTGCCGTTGCTAGCAATGCCGATGGTACCCCGTCTGTTGCTATCAACACCTCAATAACCTATATGAAAGCGGTAAAATCAGGGAAACTTATCGCAAAAGCCCATGAATTCTCCAAAAACCACACCCTTGGATCATACATCGTTGAGATCCATGATCATGAGGGTGAAAAGATAGCCGTTTTCCAGGGGCTTTCTTACCGGAAGAGACGATAATAATAGGATATGAATCCGGCTGGTTCCGTACGAAAGTTCCATGTTCCTCTGCTCACGGGAGTACCTCAAAGAGTTTTACAAAAAAGGCAAGAGATTCTACCTCACTGGATTTGATCGAACGCCTCACCTGGATTGAATACATGCACTCGACCCTGAAAGAAGAGAACATTGTTGCCAGCATTAAAGCCGGGCTGATAGTGATCGGACAGAACTGGAATGGGGAGAACGCATTGGAAACACAGAAAAGGGTGCTCCAGTACTTCGGGTTTCAGGTAAATCCAAAGCAGTGTTGGAACTGGCAGTACACGCAAAACGCAGAGGACGAGACAAACGAAAGCTACATACAAGCAGCACAAGAATTCGAGTATATTTCTTGAGGAGGGGTCCGGTCCGGCCCCGGAGGTATCGCCAGGAACTTCATGAGCTCCACATTTCCCTGCCAATCACATCGAATCAGTACTCTTTTGTTCGTACGTAAGTTACACAGGAGGGTTTTAGTAGATAATTATCACACCATAAAGCAGAGTGTATAATGGAGGTAAGCTAATGACAATAATACGGGCTAAAGTCATTGATAATTTTCATCTGGAACTGGAAGATGAATTGCACGTAAAAAATAAAGAAATTTTGATAAAAGTAGTTGAAAATTCATCGATATCATCTTTACGAGGTGCATGGGGATATGATGTAGATAGTGCTGATTTTGCTCTGAAAATTAGAAAATCCAAGCAAATAGAGACCATATGAAATTATTTTTTGCCTGAAGATCTTTCTTTTCCATAATATAGTCCCACAAAAATATGATTTGTTTGATTATGAGAGAAACTGATAAAATTAATAGGTAATTCTCATTTCGCAACCTACTATCAGAACTCTACCACACAATACCTGAAGACTGCCAGTATCACTCAACTCAATTATTAAAGGA from Methanospirillum hungatei JF-1 includes the following:
- a CDS encoding PAS domain S-box protein; amino-acid sequence: MPDQCQTPPAASITVLLVDDESIVLDATKAYLTSGYGFLVDTACSGKEALACIAEKRYDAVILDYELEGMSGLELMQAIREQGYDGPIIIFTGRGREEVVIRAYDLGADGYVQKGGDIRSQFAELVHKTLTVIERRRAKDAHKKIVAEYQALYEHAPIAYFSLSPGGIITRCNKKAEILLGKGCRELTGSYFPDLFAGIPGEKERVLSLLMAACEHQEIEGEEFCILLPDGAQITVSVSVSVARDTTGTVSLIHAVLIDLTDQKARERHHAEQHRFLERLIETIPGPVFFKDKNGRYTGCNAAFESYIGLSKEKIIGTTVHDLWPAPLAVIYDAKDKELFENPGIQQYESQVAHADGSLHDVVFYKATIPDEKGEPDGIVGVILDITTRKQAERDLYDTHRLIESMIDGIPDMVGVQVPDLSIIRFNRAGYEMLGMREDEVIGRKCYELIGRSGPCEPCASRAALASKKIETAERYVPELSRYFACTATPVLDENGEVRLIIELVHDMTDQKYAENALRQANRQLRLLTEVTRHDILNNVNAMQLFLDLVKIKSDTAHIGEELDALDRLIARIQADIEFTRVYQDLGSHLPRWQRLADCVAECTIPDHIHFVIAGGEWQVYADPLLPKVFVNLVDNSLRHGGAVSRISIAAEEQEEGLLVVFEDDGVGIAPDEKELIFERGYGKNTGFGLFFIQEILGITHIRIKETGTAGQGVRFEMSVPKGMYKKDEPGQSGVGP
- a CDS encoding response regulator; translation: MISILYVDDEPDFVDLCRIYLEKQKDFTIDSSNLATDALKKVAGATYDIIISDYQMPGMNGIEFLKNVRNNYGDIPFILFTGRGREDVVIDALNNGADFYLQKGYDTAPLFAELVHMIYQAVDRKQAKNALQTSISQLCHAEEITGLGYWSFDLNTGKVTASEGAKKIYGLGDKEWTIAEVQTIPLPEYRSLLDESMNNLISGERPYHVEFQIKRPSDNKIIDIHSIAEYDQAKNQVFGTIQDITRVKEVERELRKKNEELTALHAKISKSEEELVTHIDMLTRQSAKIRDREEQIRLLSDNLPNGLVYQLLIKPDNTRSFQYISAGVEQIHQVSATSVLEDPNVLYNQIVDDDRLGLIDAENEAFRKRTSFSHEIRIRTPDGQIHWILLRSVPHVLSDESILWDGIEIDITDQKRAEEKLRMIHELFHQFMLHSPIYIFIKEVTQDTSRVLYASENFQDMVGIPGSRMGGHTMDELFPPDFAAKITADDWKVVSDGVVLKLRESLNDKHYITIKFPIIEQNRTLLAGYTIDITELHKTQEALHEANQKVRLLTGLTRHDIFNELSVIMGYHDLIAETEDLAEIREYVSKAKKTCEQIIATTSFTREYEDFGTAESRWQNIRRIIESAQDEVNTDDITIINDIPEDCEIYADPVIRKVFTTLLENAIRHGETITKIHCFCTKDENQLIITCQDDGVGVPDDEKRYIFGLRYGKHTGIGLFLAKEILSITGLSIRECGEPGKGARFEIIVPENEYRFLSESEKK
- a CDS encoding PaaI family thioesterase — protein: MEHISSFLDADPFSQELGIKLESVSKNTATLSLVISEKHLNTHGTVHGGVIYTLADAAFAVASNADGTPSVAINTSITYMKAVKSGKLIAKAHEFSKNHTLGSYIVEIHDHEGEKIAVFQGLSYRKRR